The window AAGGTAAAAGCAACACCAGTTAGCGAGCAGCAGTCCATGAGGCGGCAATGGCGGAAGGATCACGGCTTCCACACGTGTCTCAGGCGCTGAGGTTCCTCCTTACCCACGCTGGCTCCACGTGACGCTCAAGCACGAGGCAGCTGCGGCAAAAGAGATGCGAGCAGTATTCTGGCCCACACAGCAAACAATAACTTCCACTCGATTCTCCCTGGGCCACTTCCACACCCATAGCACTCAATATGGACACTTTGCCACCCGTAAAAGAGATATACTCACGATTTGCCTGGAAGTCGGGAAACCCAAACCCCCAGTGCGAGTACTCCAAGCCTGGGTGGAAAGTCCAAAGACGGCAGCCTCACTTCCACTTCCGCTTCCGTGCAGGCTCCACTCAGCAACTTCTCCGGGTAACCGCTCGTCAACCCCAGCGTACCAAACACTCTCACCGCTGCCAGATCCCAGCCTCGCTTTTCTTCACCGTCCGTGCTGTGTTGGCCGTGTCTGCCACGCCGCTACCGTCCTGTTTCCTCGCTTCCCGctgcctctcgctctctcctccaTAGCGCACAGCTCCGGTTATAACCGGAAAACAGTCACTGGTCCAGCCCCCCAACAGTCCCCATAGGCTGCGCCATCACAACAGCGCACAGCGATTGGTCCACTCACCCGCCAGTCAATGGCGCTTCCAGGGAGATCATCTGCTGCCAATCCTGGGTAATCAAGAATCCCAAGGCCACCTTTCAAAATAAGTCAAAGTCCCGCAACACAAccaatacaaaaaaagaatacaaaaatacaaaaaaaaagaaagaaacacagaactAATTTTCACCGTCTGacaggaatagtggatatattgggcaaacaatgttggagatggagctgccgggcagaaggagaagaggtagacctcaaagaaggtttatggatgtagtgaaggtggacatggagatggttggtgtgaaagtagacgAGGAAGTGGATAGGGccagatggaggcagatgatccgctgtggcgacccctaaagggagcagccgaaagaagaagaagaggataATGCTAAACTTGAAATGGACAAAGTAAActtgcatatttacatttaattgtaTGCACAAAACACATTGAAAAGGGGGTAAATCCCTTGGCCAAACAATCCCAAAACCTCAAGGAATTCTTGCATTTCCTCCACTCCACTACCATCGAACAAAACAGAGCAACCTACAAAAAGAACACTCTGTGCAGCAACCCGATTGGCCGAACACACATGGGAAGTTGGGCTGAACATGAAGACGTCACTAAAGGGCAAAGTTAGTCATAAACGGCCTTTTTAACATTGACTGTGTCAGCTGTGATATAAAAACAGGTGTGAGCTCATGTCTATTCCGCCCTGAGCTAGAATAGATTTGTTTTCTTAAACTTGcccaattctctctctctttctccttggAACTAGTTTAGAGACGTGTTGCGACTCCATCAGGGTGTATGACGGTCCCAGTGCTGCTTACCCACTGCTGGATCAGCTGCCTCAAGATCAGAGACGCCACTTCAACTCCACCAGGAACTCTCTGACCGTGGTGTTCTCCAGCGACTATAGTATAACTCGTCAAGGCTTTCGGGCACAGTGGGAGTTCCCAGGTTAGTGAGGCCAATTTGCCTCATTGCTAATCACTAAAGAGCAATTTAACATTATCACCTGCATCCCTTCGCAAGACTCGATCAATACTCTACCTTTTTAAGATGGACACTAGTGCAGAGGGTTTAATGAACGCAAACtaagaacacagaaaaacaaaaacccaaCATAATATAAGCAAGGCCTAGTAAGCAGCAGAAACGTGGGGAACGCTAGGCTTTGATAATTTGAGTAAAGCAATGCTGTGAGTGCCAGACAAAGAGTTAAAGAAGTAGGGCTAAATAAAATGCTAACTACATAGTTAACAGCAACACGAGAGGCTAAGCTAAAGGAATTCACAAGCTTAGGAGCAATATTACACAGGACATAAGCAAAGATAGGCAGGACTGCAACCTACACTACACTGAATTAAGTGCAAAGGGAGGCAGGTCTAGAACCTAGGCTAGGCAATGATTAGAGGCAGTCGGGCGGAGCAGGATCAAAACAAATCCAGAGTGGATTGGTCCAACATTTGTTCCAAAGGGGCTGCGTTAAAGAAACATGTTAACTGTGAAATCTTATCTCTTTAGTCAACGTGATAACCTCAGTTAGGAATGAATATAAAAGCTATTACTGAGTTATTTCTTCCAACTGTCGTTTTATTGTAACTCCAGTCAGTTTGATTTCTAGTCAAGAGTCTAGTTTAAAGGCCTAGAAGCATTACATCATTTAGCTAGTTTATATTATTGCATGTTGACCTGATTCCGCACTGATGCATTAAGTCTTATTTATGCAAACTTAAATGTATGTGCCACTTTACAGTTGGAGCATCATGCGGTGAAGATCTGACTAACTCAAGAGGAGAATTCTTCAGCCCCCGGTATCCTAATTACTACCCTAATAATGCACGTTGCACATGGAGGCTTCTGGCATCAGAGAcacaagttattaatttgaCCTTCATGCTTGTTGAGTAAGTCACAGCTTTCCTTCACTTCTACACACAGATTAATTTAGTCAATTTGGATGAATTTATTCATTGAAATAGCTAATTGATGCAATATTACACAGTTTATTCTGTATGAATCAGCAGTGAAATTGCTTTCCGTTGTTAACTGTGTCATCTGAGATATGAAACAAGGTGTAAGGCCATATGTGTACGCTGTTCAGCTGCCCTGAACTGGAGCAGCTGTCTTTTCACAAACTTTCACAgttctccctcactttctccttGGAACTAGTTTGGAGAAATGTTGCGACTCCATCAGGGTGTATGATGGTCCCACTGATGCTTACCCACTGCTGGGTCGCCTGCCTCAAGATCAGAGACACCACTTCAACTCCACCAAGAACTACCTGACTGTGGTGTTCTCCAGTGACCACAGTTTTACTGCTCAAGGCTTTTGGGCAAAGTGGGTGTTCCCAGGTTGGTGAGACTTCTTTGCCTCACTGCTTCTTATTAAAGAGCAGTTTAAGACAATCAGCTCCATCCTTTGTAAAAAATTATACACAACAGACTaaaattctgaaattgatgctgGTCCTGAAATATAATTGGCTTTCCCACACTCTAAGCTGCTGTATAGTAATTATGGACGCTAGCGCAGAGGTTTTAATGAACACAAACTAAATACAGATAAACACGGATTCaaaaaagcagaacagaagTGAGGTTTATTAAGCAGTTTTAACACTGGAGTTACTCTGGCTCTGGTGAGCAAAGCAATACTATGactgcaaaacaaacaataagGAAAACAGGGCTAAGAGCAAGAGTAAAACCTAGGCTAATGAAATTCTGAAGCATAGCAAAAAGCGTCTACATGAAGTAAGCAAGGCTGGGCAGGACTAGAGTCTAGGCTTGGAACGATAAAGAGCATGGCAGGAATAAAACCTTGACTAGGCAATGTTTAAAGGCTGTAAGGTGGATCAGGGTCTATAAATGACCACTCAAATAGATTGGTCCAATTTTTTTGCAAAGGGTCTGGATGAAGGAAACACTGAAATCTTATCTCTTTAGTCAACATGATACCTTCAGACACAAATGAATATACAGGGCAGTAcctattacagaacaacagttcctGAATTCGTAATCTTATGCCAGATTCACATAATAACAGTTCGCTTCCTATCAATTAGTAGATGTGCCTTGACAAGCAAAGGTTTGCACCTCTGGTGCAGAGAAGGCTGCAggttctgacactgtatggaTGACTGGTTTATCTGCTTTAGGGTGTAGGGCTTTAAATGAATGAGCTATAGTGTGGGAACGTTGCATATGGAACAAATTCAGCACAAGTCACTTAAATCAGACCAGTCAGAGAGAAATGTTGGCATAAAGGAAACAGTTCAAACTCAATCAGTGGAGAGATGATCGTACACAGTGTGTTTTGCTATAACCTCATTTCTGAACATGTAAATGCATATGCCACTTTACAGCTGAATCGTCATGTGGTGGAGATCTCACTAACCTAAGTGGAGAATTCTTCAGACTCCAGTATCCTAATGAGTACCATAATAATGCATATTGCACATGGAGACTGTGGACATCAATGTTTCAAGTTGTTAATGTTACCTTCACATTTGTTGAGTAAGTCACAGCTTTCCTTCACTTTTACGAAGATCTTGATTCAACCATTTGCCTTGAATTGATTTGCTCAAACTGTTGGAGCACACAGcgttaaatattttattctttatgaCCCTAAATCTGTAGTGAAATTGCTTTGTGCTGTTAACTGTGTCAGCTGTGATATAAAATCAAGTGGAGGCTTATATGCGTATGCCGTTATGCTGCCCTGAGCtggaataatttttttttcttcaacttTCTCaattccctctctttctccttggAACTAGTTTGGAGGACTGTTGCGACACCATCAGGATATATGACGGTCCCGATAATACTTACCCACTGCTGGGTCGCCTTCCGCAGGACCAGAAACATCACTTCATATCCACCAGGAACTCTCTGACCGTAGTGTTCTCAAGTGACCACAATGTAACTGGTCAAGGCTTTCGGGCACAGTGGAAGTTCCTATGTTAGTGAGGCTACTTTGCCTTATAGCTACTGATTAACGAGTGATTTAACACAATCTTCTGTGTACTTTGCAAGAATTCCTCATGATACACTAAAATTCTGAAATGGATGCTGGTTCTAAAATATGATGGCCATTCCACACTCAAAGCTGCTGAACAATAGTATAATTAATCATGAGATGGACACTACAGCAGAGatttacacataaaaaacaaagaagcaaggCCTAGTACGCAGTGGAAACACTGGGAAGACTAGGCTTGGCTAAGCTGAGTAAAATAAGAATAATCAAGGCTTGGCAGGTCTAGAATTTAACCAAGGTACGATAAAGCGCTCAGACTGGATGGCTCAGGAGGACAATACTAGAGCCTAGACTAGGTAAGATATAAAGCTACAACTTGCAGGATTAGAACATAGAGAGCAAAGAAAGGCTGGACTGGAACCTTGGATATACAATAGTTCTAAGCATTAGGGCAGAGAAGGGTCTATAGAAGACATGGTTTGGTCCAAATGTTGTTTCAAAGGGGCGATATTAAAGAATTGTTGTGGCTTTGAAATCTTCTCTTTTGTCAAAATGACAGCtgaattaagagacccttattagtcccacaactgggaaatttcacctctgcatttaacccatctatgaagtgaaacaccacatacacactagtaagcacacacacactagggggcagtgagcacacttgcccggagcggtgggcagcccaaaccgcagcacccgggggttaggtgtcttgctcaaggacacctcagccatgtgctgtcagctgtggggattgaaccggtgaccttccggtcacgaggctggttccctaacctccagcccacgactaccccAATATATAGGACGGTACCTGTTACAGAAAGGTAGTTCCTAAATCCACAAtcttatattttttcttttgtccaCATAAGAAAATAGTTTGCTAGTGATAAATaggtggaaaaggttgagaaccctTGGTGTAGAGAAGCATGCAGACTGACATTTACTATACTATAGATTATTGTATTAATGTCTATAGCTTTCATATTAAGAgctgatcttctcagcgaagctcgttctgctcgttagtttgtgctgatgatgcagtgattcagtcacgtgacgtcactgagcaggaggagctcatgagggtcagttcagggcgatgattcatcacattaatgagaGATTTGAGTCAGTTAATGAGTGCGAACCATCAAATTATAGAGATCAGATCTGATCAAAATCGATTTTGAACAATGTAATGTGCACATAGCCTTTAAGAATATGTTGCAGCAGActatagtaaataaataaatatcttctATAAGTTTCCAGCTCTGTCCTGCATAACTGTCCAAACAAAACGGTATGCAGTTTACACACATTCATGTTTAGGATgcacatgaaaacacaaaagataTGAATATATAGGTTTCCACTTTTGCTTGGTTCACCCTGTATAGCTCCTTTAAACTGGTCTTTTTAAACAGCTATAATTCCTATGTTCCGGTTCTCCTGAACTCAGAGATGATCCTTCTTTTTTCCACAGATGGACCTTCAGCTGTTCCTCCTGGACCTTCAGCTGTTCCTCCTGAACCTTCAGCTGTTCCTCCTGAACCTTCAGCTGTTCCTCCTGAACCTTCTACTCCCACCTCAAGTATTTATGAAGTTTTTAATATTATAGattttttgtaatatatataatgctCCTTCATCATCTTGTATATTTGGTTCCTGTTATAGTTTCTTTGCCATCATTAGACATTAGAAAAGATATAACTGATAAAGTTTGTGTTTAACAAAATCAATTTAATGATACTGTGATATCAGGGTTTCTTTCTAAGTAAAATGTGGCCTGGGAAACCATGACAGGTGACTGATTGTGACTTTTGATTGACGTTCTATTGATTACTGACTAATGAAATCCAATTAATGTTAAAATAGTCTGTTGCTTTGTTGTTGTTCAGGTTTGTTTTCTCTATTTTAGCTCCTCCTTCCTGCAGGTGGAACTGTGGCTCACACCTCGGCAGCTGTTCCTGCTCCAGCTCCTGTCAGTACTATGGAACCTGCTGCCACGACTACTACGGTCAGGAAATGTATAGATTTCAAAGTAAAACTGATATTTAGAGGTGACTGACATTAATATGACTGTAATATAAGTATGTCTTGCTATTATTTCTCTCTCAGATTACTGTTATACAATCACACCCACTCCTGACATCCCAGAAggtacattttctttctctggAAAATCTGTAATATATGTCTCTGTAATTTCTTCAAATTTAAAGCAATATTTTTTGAAACCCATTGAATTAAAGCTTAACATCTACgttaatcacatttttattgCTTCATTTCACATCCACTGTggtgtagtggaaatcactgcatgggctcagaatcacttctgaaaaccactgtctgtgaacacagttcatcactgcatccacaaacgctgttaaactctaaaacacaaagaagaacccaaatataaacaggatccagaaacgctgccaccctctctgggcctgagctcatttaaaatggactgaagggaagtggaaaagtgtccggcggtccgacgaatcaacatttgaaattctttatggaaatcttggacactgtgtcctccgggctgaagaccactcagcttgttatcagtgcagttctaaagccagtattcatgatggtttagggggcattagtgctcatggcatgggtgacgtgctcatccgtgaaggctccattaatgctgaaatatatgtacatgttgtagcaacatctgctgccgtccagacgacgtctttttcagggaaggccttgattatttcagcaagacgatgtaaaaccacattctgcatgttttacagcagcattgctccatattaagagTCCGGGCGGTAAActgacctgtctgcagtccagaccgcaggcaccactgagaacatttggcgcaatatgacatgaaaaatgacaaaggaTCCCCCAAAataatgagcagctgaaatcctgtaacagacaagaacaagaaaacctttcactttcagagctacagcagcgtctcctcagtttgcaaacacttacagagtgccgttaaaagaagaggtgatgaaacacagcggtaaacaggcccccgtcccaacttttttggaacttcttgttagcatcaaattcaaaatctgATACGTTTCACCATctgatattttgtctttgtactatgtTTTTGCATAAATATGGTTTATATGATTTGTATATAATtccattttacttttgtttacattctgcacagcgtcctgACATTTTTGGGGGTTGTAGATTAAATATTAGCACAATTGCGAATTGACAGAAGAATCAACCAATCTCACTGGTTTCCCGTGGGTGGGACAAAAGTTGAATATAAAGCGAATGTCCAATATAAAACCAACTTTTATTGTACTGTCCACAACACAAAATTTGATTTGAACTTTTTTGGAGGAAGGAATTGCCAATTTTAAGGTACATAGATCAgaatattttatcttattttgcgttactttttttctgtttttattaaagcaATTGAACattcaatattgtttttttttttgttttgtttttttaacaaatgaCATTATGTACTGTACTCAATTACGTCGCTACATGCAACCAAATCACAGGCAGGatgttatttgtgataacacaaAGCGTtcagtgttctactgcttacaCTATTTATGATACTCATATATTAAATTTGCATTATCCGTCTGTTTAAACAGAAACCCCAGAAACCACAACAAGTGAGTATTTGATTTAGAATTTTGATCCTCTGATGATAATGTTATTGATTAATATCTAATGGGTTCTGATCATGTCTGTCAGTCATGAGAACAGTGATTTTAGTGTAATTATTGCTGAGCTATGCTTGTTCCCTTGGAATTAGCTGCTTCCTGCAGGCTGAACTGTGGCTACAACCTCAACAGCTGTTCCTGCGCCAGCTCCTGTCAGTACTACAAAGACTGTTGCCATGACTACTACGGTGAGCCAAGGAACGAGATCAAAGTTGAAGTGACTGGTTTTAGTTGGATATTTTGTGCTGATATTTGTTTTTACTTCTGCTTACAGATTTTTGCCAAGTCACAGCTACAACACCTACTGTGAACACAACAGGTACATTACCTAATTAACCTGATTCATCATGTGAAATGCATGCTTTTCCAGTGCCACCCTCTCAGGCTGATTACATCCAGGGAAcacaatatgaaatattaaaaatatttataggATTGTGTGTTTTCTTAAACACTCCTCAAGattgaataaaaaaagataTGACTTGACACATAATGGTTATTATGTTTCCACAATTTGGCAAGTGAGGTtgcaaaatcaaacaaatgtgCACAATTCTAAAAAGATGCTTTgacactttacactggtaacaataaTTATACTGTATTGTTACATTGTGAAGGTTCTGATATTGACATTCTTCTTATGACagagtatcagtatcagtaatgtatgtttttctgtCCCCTAAGTAAGGTACATTTCATTTGTCTCTTTAtaagattttattaaaactaatagTAATGCTAGAACACTAAATGAGTTGTGTGATTTACATTATTTGGCTCTTGagtaaaatttaattttttagtttaagttttttttaaaagctctgctttacaaaatattttattttaaacaaaaactacCTTAGGAGGATGGTTTCAGTacattctgtgttgttttttggaaGGGCTTGCCATGTTTAAAGAGTCCTTTATAGCCTTTTAAGAATTGCATGAGAAATGGATTGAATGAAATTAGAAACAGGAGATGAACCTGAAAGTGGACACAATGCCACTAAAAAGTCAACTGTCATGACATGCTATATCACTCCAGGAAGTGTTATGACAGAACCTAATGTCAAAAACCTGTTTATCGACATAAATGTTATGTCAGTGAGCCACAGTGAAGTGTTACTCATTGTTTGCTTATTATGCTCCATACCATGTGGAACCACACTTCTGCATGTGTTCATGTCAATAAtctggactgattagtgttttaCA is drawn from Pygocentrus nattereri isolate fPygNat1 chromosome 10, fPygNat1.pri, whole genome shotgun sequence and contains these coding sequences:
- the LOC119264153 gene encoding deleted in malignant brain tumors 1 protein-like, translating into MILLFSTDGPSAVPPGPSAVPPEPSAVPPEPSAVPPEPSTPTSTPPSCRWNCGSHLGSCSCSSSCQYYGTCCHDYYDYCYTITPTPDIPEETPETTTTASCRLNCGYNLNSCSCASSCQYYKDCCHDYYDFCQVTATTPTVNTTVGAPCGGDLTNSSGEFFSPQYPNNYPNNANCTWRLLASERRTVNVTFTFVELEACCDSIRVYDGRTDASPLLGHLPQDERHHYSSTRNSLTVVFSSDSCVNHQGFRAQWEFSGH